Proteins encoded by one window of Pseudonocardia alni:
- a CDS encoding bifunctional riboflavin kinase/FAD synthetase: MQRWRGLEAVPPGWGRCVVTVGVFDGVHRGHRQLIARAVERAHERGLPAVVVTFDPHPAELIRPGTHPARLSTLDRRAELVAEAGADVFCVIPFTEALSRMAPAGFAHEVLVDRLHAAVVVVGSNFTFGHRAEGDVGTLAELGRRFGFACEALDLVSDHDVTFSSTYIRSCIDAGAVRDAAHALGRWHRVDGVIVHGHKRGRDLGYPTANVASPPHTAIPADGVYAGWFRIGDRRLMGAVSVGTNPTFSGRVRTVEVYVLDVDENFYGHEVGVEFVERLRGQEHYDGIEALVAQMGRDVATCREILTAAGDATGPDGAPG; this comes from the coding sequence GTGCAGCGGTGGCGTGGTCTGGAGGCGGTTCCGCCCGGCTGGGGCCGGTGCGTCGTCACCGTCGGCGTGTTCGACGGGGTGCACCGGGGACACCGGCAGCTGATCGCCCGCGCGGTGGAACGGGCGCACGAGCGCGGCCTGCCCGCCGTCGTCGTGACGTTCGACCCGCACCCGGCCGAGCTGATCCGGCCGGGCACGCACCCGGCCCGGCTGTCCACACTCGACCGGCGGGCGGAGCTCGTGGCCGAGGCGGGCGCGGACGTCTTCTGCGTCATCCCGTTCACCGAGGCGCTGTCCCGGATGGCCCCCGCCGGGTTCGCGCACGAGGTGCTGGTGGACCGGCTGCACGCGGCCGTCGTCGTCGTGGGCAGCAACTTCACCTTCGGCCACCGGGCCGAGGGCGACGTCGGGACCCTCGCCGAGCTGGGCCGTCGCTTCGGGTTCGCCTGCGAGGCCCTCGACCTCGTCTCCGACCACGACGTGACCTTCTCCTCCACCTACATCCGGTCCTGCATCGACGCCGGGGCCGTCCGCGACGCCGCGCACGCGCTGGGCCGCTGGCACCGGGTGGACGGCGTGATCGTGCACGGTCACAAGCGTGGCCGTGACCTGGGCTATCCGACGGCGAACGTCGCCAGCCCACCGCACACGGCGATCCCCGCCGACGGCGTCTACGCGGGCTGGTTCCGCATCGGCGACCGCCGCCTGATGGGCGCCGTCTCGGTGGGGACCAACCCCACGTTCTCCGGGCGGGTGCGCACCGTCGAGGTCTACGTGCTCGACGTCGACGAGAACTTCTACGGCCACGAGGTCGGCGTCGAGTTCGTCGAGCGGCTGCGCGGCCAGGAGCACTACGACGGCATCGAGGCGCTCGTCGCGCAGATGGGTCGCGACGTCGCGACCTGCCGCGAGATCCTCACCGCGGCCGGCGACGCGACCGGACCCGACGGGGCGCCGGGTTAG
- the truB gene encoding tRNA pseudouridine(55) synthase TruB, with amino-acid sequence MPARNPPPPPGLVIVDKDRGPTSHDVVGKLRRIMGTRKVGHAGTLDPMATGVLVVGIERATKLLGHLSLDTKAYTATVRLGQATDTDDAEGTPVGEPVPVDADDAALRAATAALTGEIMQVPSAVSAVKIDGKRAYQRVRDGETVEIPARPVTVSAFELLAVRREGPWCDLDVAVDCSSGTYVRALARDLGAALGSAGHLTALRRTRVGPFTLEHARTVEQLAEDPGLSLDLAAAVATAFPRVDLDASAATDVRFGKSLPAAGIEGTYGVFAPDGAALALMADRGAAARPVVVLAPAG; translated from the coding sequence GTGCCCGCACGCAACCCGCCCCCGCCGCCCGGACTCGTGATCGTCGACAAGGACCGGGGCCCGACCAGTCACGACGTCGTCGGGAAGCTCCGCCGGATCATGGGCACCCGCAAGGTCGGCCACGCCGGGACGCTGGACCCGATGGCGACCGGGGTGCTGGTCGTCGGCATCGAGCGGGCCACCAAGCTGCTCGGGCACCTGTCGCTGGACACGAAGGCCTACACCGCCACCGTGCGCCTCGGGCAGGCCACCGACACCGACGACGCCGAGGGCACGCCCGTCGGCGAGCCCGTCCCGGTCGATGCCGACGACGCCGCTCTCCGGGCCGCGACGGCCGCGCTGACGGGCGAGATCATGCAGGTCCCCAGCGCGGTCTCCGCGGTCAAGATCGACGGGAAGCGCGCCTACCAGCGGGTCCGCGACGGCGAGACCGTCGAGATCCCGGCCCGCCCGGTCACCGTGTCCGCCTTCGAGCTGCTCGCGGTGCGCCGCGAGGGGCCGTGGTGCGACCTGGACGTCGCCGTCGACTGCTCCTCGGGCACCTACGTCCGCGCGCTCGCCCGCGACCTCGGCGCCGCGCTGGGCTCCGCCGGCCACCTGACCGCGCTGCGACGCACCCGGGTCGGACCGTTCACCCTGGAGCACGCGCGCACCGTCGAGCAGCTCGCCGAGGACCCCGGGCTGTCGCTGGACCTCGCCGCGGCCGTCGCGACGGCGTTCCCCCGCGTCGACCTCGACGCCTCCGCCGCCACCGACGTGCGGTTCGGCAAGTCGCTGCCCGCGGCCGGGATCGAGGGCACCTACGGCGTGTTCGCCCCGGACGGCGCCGCGCTGGCCCTGATGGCCGATCGCGGCGCCGCCGCCCGCCCGGTCGTCGTGCTCGCCCCGGCGGGCTGA
- a CDS encoding response regulator transcription factor, protein MRVLLVEDDAILGDALRRSLVREGYPTDLVTSGSAAIAAVAEREPDVVLLDMGLPDRDGIGVCREIRERSRVPILAITGRGDVAARVQGLRSGADDYLVKPVSTEELVARIEAVLRRATGAAVAATVSVGDVVVDLDRRAVTAGGAEVALTRKEFDLLAALARREGAVLPRTELLEQVWGIADASAARTLEAHVASLRSKLGTRDVVVTVRGVGYRLAR, encoded by the coding sequence GTGCGGGTGCTGCTGGTCGAGGACGACGCGATCCTCGGCGACGCGTTGCGCCGCAGCCTCGTCCGCGAGGGCTACCCGACCGACCTCGTGACCAGCGGGTCCGCGGCCATCGCGGCCGTCGCCGAGCGGGAGCCCGACGTGGTGCTGCTCGACATGGGCCTGCCCGACCGCGACGGCATCGGCGTCTGCCGGGAGATCCGGGAGCGGTCCCGGGTGCCGATCCTGGCCATCACCGGCCGCGGCGACGTCGCGGCGCGGGTGCAGGGCCTGCGCTCGGGCGCGGACGACTACCTGGTCAAGCCGGTCTCGACCGAGGAGCTCGTCGCCCGGATCGAGGCCGTCCTGCGTCGTGCCACCGGCGCGGCGGTGGCCGCGACGGTGAGCGTCGGCGACGTCGTCGTCGACCTCGACCGGCGCGCGGTGACCGCGGGCGGCGCCGAGGTCGCGCTGACCCGCAAGGAGTTCGACCTGCTCGCCGCGCTCGCCCGCCGCGAGGGTGCGGTGCTGCCGCGTACCGAGTTGCTGGAGCAGGTGTGGGGGATCGCCGACGCCTCCGCGGCACGCACCCTGGAGGCGCACGTGGCGTCGCTGCGGTCGAAGCTGGGCACCCGCGACGTCGTGGTGACGGTCCGTGGAGTCGGGTACCGGCTGGCGCGTTAG
- a CDS encoding cation:dicarboxylate symporter family transporter: MAEVANADGSSGTGSTTPTRTKKKVYTQLWFWVIVGIVSGILVGFLAPGFAKETKWLADTFVQMIKVIIGPVIFCTVVVGIASLGNLARAGGLAARALGYFLVMTVIALTMGLIAGNVFQPGAGFTGQPSASDLAKATDQAATGSQESGVIPFIQDSLLPHSFFGPFVENSVLQVLVLAILSACAISSLNPALRSRLVGGIEGIAQVIFGIIKIIMWAAPVAAFGGMAYTVGQMGGGSLVNLLKLMAVFWGTCAVFVVVVLGAVSWAAGFNVFKVIRLIKDELLIIVGTSSSESVLPRFLTKLQSAGASKQTVGMVIPTGYSFNLDGTCIYLTLGALFIIQAGGEVLPIGAQIALAVLMVLTSKGAAGVTGAGLVTLAASLQAFGGEFFTPEAIVVGLALIVGIDRMMSEGRALTNAIGNVVATLVVARWNGELDRERLAAVLDDPTLVEADMEAAHGGGAADAEIDEAADGAAKPDADESRREKVGAGS, translated from the coding sequence ATGGCCGAGGTCGCCAACGCAGACGGCTCGTCCGGGACGGGGTCCACCACCCCCACCCGGACCAAGAAGAAGGTCTACACCCAGCTCTGGTTCTGGGTCATCGTCGGCATCGTCTCCGGGATCCTGGTGGGCTTCCTCGCCCCCGGGTTCGCCAAGGAGACCAAGTGGCTGGCCGACACGTTCGTCCAGATGATCAAGGTCATCATCGGCCCGGTCATCTTCTGCACCGTGGTCGTCGGCATCGCCTCGCTGGGCAACCTGGCCCGCGCCGGCGGTCTCGCCGCCCGGGCGCTGGGCTACTTCCTGGTCATGACCGTCATCGCGCTGACGATGGGGCTCATCGCGGGCAACGTGTTCCAGCCGGGCGCCGGATTCACCGGCCAGCCGAGCGCGTCCGACCTCGCGAAGGCCACCGACCAGGCCGCGACCGGCAGCCAGGAGTCGGGTGTCATCCCGTTCATCCAGGACTCGCTGCTCCCGCACAGCTTCTTCGGCCCGTTCGTCGAGAACTCGGTGCTGCAGGTCCTGGTGCTGGCGATCCTGTCGGCCTGCGCCATCTCCTCGCTGAACCCGGCCCTGCGCAGCCGCCTGGTCGGCGGCATCGAGGGCATCGCCCAGGTCATCTTCGGCATCATCAAGATCATCATGTGGGCCGCGCCGGTCGCCGCGTTCGGCGGCATGGCCTACACCGTCGGCCAGATGGGCGGCGGGTCGCTGGTCAACCTGCTCAAGCTGATGGCCGTGTTCTGGGGCACATGCGCGGTGTTCGTGGTCGTCGTCCTCGGCGCGGTCTCCTGGGCCGCCGGGTTCAACGTCTTCAAGGTCATCCGGCTGATCAAGGACGAGCTGCTGATCATCGTCGGCACCTCGTCGTCGGAGTCGGTGCTCCCCCGCTTCCTCACCAAGCTCCAGTCCGCCGGTGCGTCGAAGCAGACCGTCGGCATGGTCATCCCGACCGGCTACTCGTTCAACCTCGACGGCACCTGCATCTACCTGACCCTGGGTGCGCTGTTCATCATCCAGGCCGGGGGCGAGGTCCTGCCGATCGGCGCGCAGATCGCGCTGGCCGTGCTCATGGTGCTGACCTCGAAGGGCGCCGCCGGTGTCACCGGCGCCGGGCTGGTCACCCTGGCCGCGTCGCTGCAGGCCTTCGGCGGGGAGTTCTTCACCCCCGAGGCCATCGTCGTCGGCCTCGCGCTGATCGTCGGCATCGACCGCATGATGTCCGAGGGCCGCGCACTGACCAACGCGATCGGCAACGTCGTCGCCACCCTGGTCGTCGCCCGCTGGAACGGCGAGCTCGACCGTGAGCGGCTCGCCGCGGTGCTCGACGACCCGACGCTGGTCGAGGCCGACATGGAGGCCGCGCACGGTGGCGGGGCCGCGGACGCCGAGATCGACGAGGCCGCCGACGGCGCCGCGAAGCCGGACGCCGACGAGTCCCGTCGCGAGAAGGTCGGCGCGGGCTCCTGA
- a CDS encoding sensor histidine kinase, which yields MRRPLRSSPPLRRSRLVRRLFLLQVVTVLLTVGGLAALGGYGASRLEHDAAGRLTTGIALSLASDPEVVDAVRDGGGLAALSARLQPIAERVRRATTTGFIVVMSPQGIRYSHYNPDEIGLPYQGNIAPALAGRTSTEVYTGTLGPSVRTVTPVLVDGRIAAVVSVGVLQTRISDLALRSLPGIIAAAAAAVLVGSGLAVLLARRLRRQTLGLEPEDITAAYTHHEAVLHAVGEGLLVVDGDGRLVVVNAEARRLLGLPGHDSPDDPAVPGRPLAGLGMDPAVAAVLTGGLRSDLRDRAALAGERVLLVNSRHAGPAAGPGTRVFTLRDRTELAGVLRERDEARDTVAALSGQAHEFGNRMQTVLTLIELGDTADAAKAGTAALDRTRGPAAQVVAAVYDPVLAALLADKAWQAAEQDVTLTVTDTCDPDVLPDLRLPFAADDLVSLAGNLVDNAIEVVAGRTGERSVAVALSTPPDGRELRLEVADSGPGVPEDTARELFTFGFSTRATRGGRPRGIGLALVDRIARRLGGSVTVGTRDDGSGAVFTVRLPLPAPGDTGPPEDSGAPVHRPDARVYRPDDPGHRSESSATGRN from the coding sequence GTGCGCCGGCCGCTCCGTTCCTCCCCGCCGCTGCGCCGCTCGCGGCTGGTGCGGCGGCTGTTCCTGCTGCAGGTCGTCACCGTGCTGCTGACCGTCGGCGGGCTCGCCGCGCTCGGCGGCTACGGGGCGAGCCGCCTGGAGCACGACGCCGCGGGCCGGCTCACCACCGGGATCGCGCTGTCGCTCGCCTCGGACCCCGAGGTCGTCGACGCCGTCCGCGACGGCGGCGGTCTCGCCGCCCTCTCCGCCCGCCTCCAGCCCATCGCCGAGCGGGTCCGGCGGGCCACCACCACCGGCTTCATCGTCGTGATGTCCCCGCAGGGCATCCGCTACAGCCACTACAACCCCGACGAGATCGGGCTGCCCTACCAGGGCAACATCGCCCCCGCGCTGGCCGGGCGGACCTCGACCGAGGTCTACACCGGCACCCTCGGGCCCTCGGTCCGCACCGTCACCCCGGTCCTGGTCGACGGCCGGATCGCCGCCGTCGTGTCCGTCGGCGTGCTGCAGACCCGGATCAGCGACCTCGCCCTGCGCTCGCTGCCCGGGATCATCGCGGCCGCCGCGGCGGCGGTGCTCGTCGGCTCGGGGCTGGCGGTGCTGCTGGCCCGGCGGCTGCGCCGCCAGACCCTGGGGCTGGAGCCCGAGGACATCACCGCCGCCTACACCCACCACGAGGCGGTGCTGCACGCCGTCGGCGAGGGGCTGCTGGTCGTCGACGGCGACGGGCGGCTCGTCGTCGTCAACGCCGAGGCCCGGCGGCTGCTCGGCCTGCCCGGCCACGACTCCCCCGACGACCCCGCCGTACCGGGGCGGCCGCTCGCAGGCCTCGGCATGGACCCCGCCGTCGCCGCCGTGCTCACGGGCGGGCTGCGCTCGGACCTGCGCGACCGGGCCGCCCTGGCCGGGGAGCGGGTGCTGCTGGTCAACAGCAGGCACGCCGGGCCGGCCGCGGGCCCGGGGACGCGGGTGTTCACGCTGCGCGACCGCACCGAGCTGGCCGGGGTGCTGCGCGAGCGCGACGAGGCCCGCGACACCGTCGCCGCGCTGTCGGGCCAGGCACACGAGTTCGGCAACCGGATGCAGACCGTCCTGACCCTGATCGAGCTCGGCGACACCGCCGACGCCGCGAAGGCCGGGACCGCCGCGCTCGACCGCACCCGCGGCCCCGCCGCGCAGGTCGTGGCCGCGGTCTACGACCCGGTCCTCGCCGCGCTGCTCGCGGACAAGGCGTGGCAGGCCGCCGAGCAGGACGTCACCCTGACCGTCACCGACACCTGCGACCCCGACGTCCTGCCGGACCTGCGGCTGCCGTTCGCCGCGGACGACCTGGTCTCGCTGGCCGGGAACCTCGTCGACAACGCGATCGAGGTGGTCGCCGGGCGCACCGGGGAGCGGTCGGTCGCGGTCGCGCTGAGCACCCCTCCGGACGGCCGCGAGCTGCGGCTGGAGGTCGCCGACAGCGGTCCCGGCGTGCCCGAGGACACCGCCCGCGAGCTGTTCACCTTCGGGTTCAGCACCCGGGCCACGCGCGGCGGCCGCCCCCGCGGCATCGGGCTGGCCCTGGTCGACCGGATCGCCCGCCGCCTCGGCGGGTCGGTGACGGTCGGTACCCGCGACGACGGCAGCGGCGCCGTGTTCACCGTGCGGCTGCCGCTCCCGGCCCCCGGGGACACCGGACCGCCGGAGGACTCCGGCGCCCCGGTACACCGGCCGGACGCCCGGGTGTATCGGCCGGACGATCCGGGCCACCGGTCGGAGAGCTCGGCCACCGGCCGGAACTGA